Within the Candidatus Hydrogenedentota bacterium genome, the region AGAGGTGCAAGAGCAGGCTGCACAATTTGTTGCCCGTGGCTATGATAACTTGGTTGTCTTGGGGATTGGCGGTTCCGCCCTCGGACTGACAGCACTCCATACCGCCTTGAGCGCGCCCTATCATAATCTCATGGACCGCGACGGGCGTAAGGGACGGCCACGCCTCTTTGTCATGGACAATATCGATCCCGTCACCTTTACCGCGATGATGCAGTATTGCGACCCTGCCCAAACCTTGTTCAACGTCATCTCCAAATCGGGCGACACGGCAGAGACCATGGCCCAATTAATGATTGTAGTCGATATGCTGGAGAAATCGGTGGGCGCTGCTGCCATGAAAGATCATTTGGTAGTGACCACAGGCCCCGGTAATGGCAACGGCTCAAAAAGCCTGCTCCACCCCGTGGCGGAAGCCTATGACTTGATCACCTTTGAAATTCCCGTAAACGTGGGCGGCCGTTTTTCCGTATTTTCGCCTGTCGGCATGTTTCCCGCCGCTGTCCTGGGCATGGATATTGAGGCGATGATGGCGGGCTGCGAGGCCATGGATGAGCGCTGTTCCAAAGCCTCTCTCGAAGGGAATCCCGCCTATTTGCGTGCTGCCGTTCAGTATATGATGGATGTAGAAAAAGGGAAAACCATGTCCGTCATGATGCCCTATGCCGACGGGCTCCGCGATGTGGCAGATTGGTACCGCCAATTGTGGGCGGAAAGCCTGGGTAAACGCTACGATGGGGATAACAAGGAAGTATTTGTCGGGCCTACGCCTATCAAGGCTTTAGGCGTGACCGATCAGCATTCGCAAGTACAATTGTATCGCGAGGGACCCAACAACAAAGTCTTTAATATACTAGAGGTCGAAAGATTCACCGACACCCTGCCGATTCCCCCGGTCATGGCCCATCTGAACAGTTTGGATTATCTGCGCAATTCGACCATGAATAAGCTGATGGAAGCCGAACTCTTAGGTACCATGGACGCCCTTCAATTGAGTCAGCGTCCTGTAATCCGTATCATTTTACCGGAGCTGAACGCGTATACGCTCGCCCAGGTCCTGTATCTCCTTGAAGTGGAGACGGCCATGGCGGGACAGCTCTATAATATAGATGCCTTCAATCAACCCGGCGTTGAAGAGGGCAAGATCATTGCGCGAACACTCATGGGAGATCGTAAGTGAAGGCTGAGACCGGGAAAGGGACGGCGCCGCAGTTTACCTGCGACTATGTTCGGGCACGACGTACCCGACGCTCCTTCCGTCTCTTGGTCGCTCTCGCCGTTGCACTCACGATCACGCTTTGGTTTGCAGAAGGCTACTTGCGTTATGACCGCAGCGAAACCCAATACCGCATGTCCTTAACGCTCCATCCTGCCCAAGCCCGGCCCATCCTGCGCACCGTTGTTCACCGCGAAACAGGTCCGGTGAACGTGCCGCCGTCCCTCTATTTAGAGGCCTTGGCGCAGGTGGAAGAGCCCGATCATATTTTGGAAACCTACGACCGCGCCTATCAAGTCAATCCGCGCAATGCTTCGCTCGTCACCAACTACGGCTCTAAGCTCTACGC harbors:
- a CDS encoding glucose-6-phosphate isomerase (catalyzes the formation of D-fructose 6-phosphate from D-glucose 6-phosphate) → MTQKNTTDQQIRIDIRRATAAAVGAAHGITPEAFQAIDPRILKAHEQMRADREAKKYGFYDLYKEKAVLKEVQEQAAQFVARGYDNLVVLGIGGSALGLTALHTALSAPYHNLMDRDGRKGRPRLFVMDNIDPVTFTAMMQYCDPAQTLFNVISKSGDTAETMAQLMIVVDMLEKSVGAAAMKDHLVVTTGPGNGNGSKSLLHPVAEAYDLITFEIPVNVGGRFSVFSPVGMFPAAVLGMDIEAMMAGCEAMDERCSKASLEGNPAYLRAAVQYMMDVEKGKTMSVMMPYADGLRDVADWYRQLWAESLGKRYDGDNKEVFVGPTPIKALGVTDQHSQVQLYREGPNNKVFNILEVERFTDTLPIPPVMAHLNSLDYLRNSTMNKLMEAELLGTMDALQLSQRPVIRIILPELNAYTLAQVLYLLEVETAMAGQLYNIDAFNQPGVEEGKIIARTLMGDRK